From a single Alkalihalophilus pseudofirmus genomic region:
- the treP gene encoding PTS system trehalose-specific EIIBC component: MSANKEAAKQILEAIGGKENIASATHCVTRLRFALHDEGKVDKEKLENIDIVKGSFSTNGQFQVIIGQGLVDKVFKELVVLAGISEASKEETKTAAAKNLNPIQRAIKVLADVFIPILPAIVTAGLLMGINNILTAPGIFGSESVVEMFPQWADFANIIHLIANTAFVFLPALIGWSAVKRFGGNELLGVVLGLMLVHPDLLNAWAYGEALEAGEIPYWNLFGLDIAQVGYQGQVLPILIASFVLAKIEIALKKRIPDGFQLLVVAPIALLVTGFLSFIVIGPITFAIGNGITDLFVGIFDNFAAIGGLLYGAIYAPLVITGMHHTFLAVDLQLIGSTGATFLWPIVALSNIAQGSAALAMYFVLRDDKVKGLSFTSAVSAYLGITEPAMFGVNLRYRFPFICAIIGSALAAVWITLNAVTAPAIGVGGLPAVFSITSGKWMVFSIGMAIAFIVPIVLTFLFAKIRKPNL, translated from the coding sequence AACTAGAAAATATCGACATTGTTAAAGGTTCATTTTCAACAAATGGGCAGTTCCAAGTTATTATTGGACAAGGCTTAGTCGATAAAGTATTTAAAGAATTAGTTGTCCTTGCTGGTATTTCTGAAGCATCTAAAGAAGAAACTAAGACAGCAGCGGCTAAGAATCTAAACCCCATACAGCGTGCTATAAAAGTACTGGCCGATGTGTTTATCCCGATCCTTCCTGCGATTGTTACAGCTGGTTTATTAATGGGGATCAACAACATTCTAACAGCACCTGGGATCTTTGGAAGTGAATCGGTTGTTGAGATGTTCCCGCAATGGGCAGACTTTGCCAACATCATTCACCTAATTGCTAATACCGCCTTTGTCTTCTTGCCGGCACTAATCGGTTGGTCAGCGGTCAAGCGGTTTGGCGGGAATGAACTCCTCGGGGTTGTACTCGGCTTAATGCTCGTTCACCCAGATTTATTGAATGCTTGGGCTTACGGGGAAGCACTCGAAGCAGGAGAAATTCCTTATTGGAACTTGTTTGGACTTGATATTGCGCAAGTTGGATACCAAGGTCAGGTTCTTCCGATCTTAATTGCATCATTTGTCCTTGCAAAAATTGAAATTGCCCTTAAAAAACGTATTCCTGATGGATTCCAGCTATTAGTTGTAGCACCTATTGCTCTTCTTGTTACTGGCTTCTTATCTTTCATTGTGATTGGTCCGATTACATTTGCGATTGGTAATGGGATTACAGATTTATTTGTAGGTATTTTTGATAACTTCGCTGCGATTGGCGGCTTGTTATATGGTGCGATTTATGCGCCGCTTGTTATTACAGGTATGCACCACACATTCCTTGCGGTTGATCTTCAGTTAATCGGAAGTACAGGTGCAACATTCTTATGGCCGATTGTGGCCTTATCAAATATTGCTCAAGGTTCTGCAGCACTAGCGATGTACTTTGTGCTACGTGATGACAAAGTTAAAGGACTATCATTTACATCTGCAGTGTCAGCCTATCTTGGTATTACAGAACCAGCTATGTTTGGGGTCAACCTTCGTTACCGTTTCCCATTCATCTGTGCAATTATCGGTTCTGCCCTTGCAGCAGTGTGGATTACTCTTAATGCGGTGACTGCCCCAGCTATTGGTGTCGGCGGACTGCCAGCAGTATTCTCGATTACAAGCGGAAAATGGATGGTCTTCTCCATTGGTATGGCGATCGCATTTATTGTACCGATTGTATTAACGTTCTTATTTGCAAAAATCCGCAAGCCTAACCTGTAA
- the treC gene encoding alpha,alpha-phosphotrehalase has product MNEWWRKSVVYQIYPKSFNDTTGNGVGDLQGIIEKLDYLKDLGVDVLWLTPVYASPQKDNGYDISDYYSIHGEYGTMEDFDRLLSETHNRGMKLIMDLVVNHTSTEHQWFKESQQSKDNKYRDFYIWKDAVDGAEPTNWQSKFGGNAWKWDPETEQYYLHLFDVTQADLNWENEELRKHVYDMMHFWFDKGIDGFRLDVINLISKDQTFPNDDGSVAPGDGRKFYTDGPRVHEYLQEMNREVLSKYDSMTVGEMSSTSIDHCIKYSNPDRNELSMTFNFHHLKVDYPNGEKWAIANFDFQALKQILTKWQVEMHKGGGWNALFWCNHDQPRVVTRYGNDQEFHKESAKMLATTVHMMQGTPYVYQGEEFGMTDPKFTSIDQYRDVETLNYYKIMKEKGIDEAEIMEIIKRKSRDNSRTPVQWNTDEHAGFTTGTPWIGVSDNYKQINAENAVADPSSIFYHYKNLIQLRKEYDVITYGNYKLILEDDDQIFAYVREYEDELLLVVNNFYGKEASVELASVIEGYGQSKLLLSNYDDSSEVSELTTLRPYESLVYHLQKS; this is encoded by the coding sequence ATGAATGAATGGTGGAGAAAATCAGTCGTTTACCAAATCTATCCTAAGAGCTTTAATGATACAACTGGAAATGGTGTGGGTGACTTACAAGGTATTATTGAAAAGCTAGATTATCTAAAAGATTTAGGAGTAGACGTTCTGTGGCTAACTCCGGTATATGCGTCTCCTCAAAAAGATAATGGATATGATATTAGTGATTACTATTCCATTCATGGTGAGTATGGGACGATGGAAGACTTTGATCGATTATTAAGTGAAACGCATAATCGCGGAATGAAACTAATTATGGATTTAGTAGTAAACCATACATCAACAGAGCACCAATGGTTTAAGGAATCTCAGCAATCAAAAGACAATAAATATCGTGATTTTTATATTTGGAAGGATGCTGTAGACGGTGCTGAGCCGACGAATTGGCAGTCTAAGTTTGGAGGGAATGCTTGGAAGTGGGATCCTGAAACAGAGCAATATTACTTGCACCTGTTTGATGTTACTCAAGCTGACTTGAACTGGGAAAATGAAGAGCTTCGTAAGCATGTATATGATATGATGCACTTCTGGTTTGATAAAGGAATTGATGGATTTAGATTAGATGTAATTAACTTAATTTCAAAAGACCAGACATTCCCGAATGATGATGGATCTGTCGCACCTGGAGATGGTCGTAAGTTTTACACAGACGGCCCTCGTGTGCATGAATACTTGCAGGAAATGAACCGTGAAGTCCTTTCAAAATACGATAGTATGACTGTAGGTGAAATGTCATCGACATCAATTGATCATTGTATAAAATACTCAAACCCAGACCGAAATGAACTTAGCATGACGTTTAATTTCCACCATTTGAAAGTTGATTATCCAAATGGGGAGAAATGGGCAATTGCTAATTTTGATTTCCAAGCACTAAAGCAGATTTTAACTAAATGGCAAGTGGAAATGCACAAAGGTGGGGGATGGAATGCCTTGTTCTGGTGCAACCATGATCAGCCGCGTGTGGTCACTCGTTATGGAAATGATCAAGAATTTCATAAAGAGTCTGCCAAAATGCTTGCTACAACCGTTCATATGATGCAAGGAACTCCTTATGTGTATCAAGGCGAAGAGTTTGGAATGACCGACCCTAAATTCACATCCATCGATCAGTATCGTGATGTAGAAACACTAAATTACTACAAAATCATGAAAGAAAAAGGCATTGATGAAGCAGAAATTATGGAGATCATTAAGCGCAAGTCCCGTGATAATTCAAGAACTCCTGTACAATGGAATACTGATGAGCATGCGGGATTTACAACAGGAACTCCGTGGATTGGCGTAAGTGATAACTACAAGCAAATTAACGCAGAAAATGCTGTGGCAGACCCTTCATCAATTTTTTACCATTATAAAAATTTAATTCAGCTGCGTAAAGAGTACGATGTGATTACTTATGGAAACTATAAGTTGATCTTAGAAGATGATGATCAGATCTTTGCTTATGTACGTGAATACGAAGATGAGCTCTTGCTTGTCGTCAATAATTTCTACGGAAAGGAAGCGTCGGTAGAACTAGCTTCAGTCATTGAGGGTTATGGCCAATCTAAATTACTGCTTTCCAATTATGATGATTCATCCGAAGTATCTGAATTAACAACGCTTCGTCCTTACGAATCACTCGTTTATCACTTACAGAAATCATGA
- the treR gene encoding trehalose operon repressor — protein sequence MTKNKFRLIYDQLATEIQKGMIQPGELLPSENELADTYQASRETIRKALKLLSEHGYIQKVQGKGSIVLDISKIDFPISGLVSFKELADKMGKRAKTTVVTFSRDRVNDFLREHLQAVDGEEVWSVARVREIDGEKIILDKDFLRVDLVPVLTKKDCEESIYAHIEEELGLVVSFAKKEITVEEPTEEDMELLDLEGYSNVVVVKSHVYLDDAKLFQYTESRHRPDKFRFVDFARRAK from the coding sequence ATGACAAAGAACAAATTTAGGTTAATCTATGATCAATTAGCAACAGAGATTCAAAAAGGAATGATCCAGCCTGGTGAACTGCTTCCCTCAGAAAATGAGTTAGCTGACACCTATCAGGCTTCACGAGAAACAATCCGTAAAGCATTAAAGCTTTTATCTGAGCATGGTTACATTCAAAAGGTTCAAGGGAAAGGCTCGATTGTTTTAGATATTAGTAAAATTGATTTTCCTATTTCAGGACTTGTCAGCTTTAAGGAGCTGGCTGATAAAATGGGAAAGCGTGCAAAAACAACAGTTGTAACCTTTAGTCGTGACCGTGTAAATGATTTTCTACGCGAACATCTTCAAGCCGTGGATGGTGAAGAGGTTTGGTCGGTTGCGCGTGTCCGTGAGATCGATGGGGAGAAAATTATTTTAGACAAAGATTTCTTACGAGTTGACTTGGTGCCTGTTTTAACCAAGAAAGATTGTGAAGAGTCGATCTATGCTCATATTGAAGAAGAGCTTGGACTAGTCGTCAGCTTTGCTAAAAAAGAAATTACCGTAGAAGAGCCGACGGAGGAAGATATGGAGCTGCTTGACCTAGAAGGATACTCAAATGTTGTAGTTGTCAAAAGTCATGTCTATCTTGATGATGCCAAGCTTTTTCAGTATACCGAATCACGACATAGACCAGATAAATTCCGTTTTGTCGATTTTGCTAGACGTGCAAAATAA
- a CDS encoding glutathione peroxidase has protein sequence MSTVHDFTVQSTKGEEVSLSTYKGQIMLIVNTATKCGLAPQFKGLEKLHQQYKDKGLAVLGFPCNQFMNQEPVSDEQMTEACEINFGVTFPLFAKINVNGSDAHPLYKHLKKEQKGLLSSEIKWNFTKFLVDKNGEVVKRFGPNTSPEKMEDEIKELLGQ, from the coding sequence ATGTCAACCGTACATGACTTTACTGTTCAGTCGACTAAAGGGGAAGAAGTCTCTTTATCGACTTACAAAGGTCAAATAATGCTAATTGTAAATACAGCGACAAAATGCGGCCTTGCTCCACAGTTTAAAGGGTTAGAAAAGCTTCATCAGCAGTACAAAGACAAAGGACTGGCAGTGCTCGGCTTTCCGTGCAACCAGTTTATGAATCAAGAGCCTGTTAGTGATGAACAAATGACAGAAGCTTGTGAGATCAATTTCGGGGTGACTTTCCCGCTATTTGCGAAAATTAATGTGAACGGATCGGATGCCCATCCACTTTACAAACATCTTAAAAAAGAACAAAAAGGTCTGCTCAGCTCAGAAATCAAATGGAACTTTACTAAATTCTTAGTTGATAAAAATGGTGAAGTCGTCAAACGGTTTGGACCGAATACTTCTCCTGAGAAAATGGAAGATGAAATTAAGGAATTATTAGGGCAATAA
- a CDS encoding nitric oxide synthase oxygenase, with translation MNASNQPTKLKSEAASFLTQCYSELGLSNIQLNQRIDEVNQEIEQTGTYTHTREELRHGAKMAWRNSNRCIGRLFWESMHVLDERGLSKEEEVADALFYHLTYATNEGKVIPTITVFKPASNNQVPVRIWNHQLIRYAGYETESGTIGDPASIAFTKQCEELGWKGEGTPFDVLPLVIQCGKRTPKWFEIPKECIMEVPLTHPTKPQFKQLNLKWYGVPFISDMRLEIGGIDYVAAPFNGWYMGTEIGARNLADETRYHMLPKVAGIFGLDCEREAYLWRDAALVELNRAVLYSFKEAGVSIVDHHTAAKQFKRFEEREEDAGRPVTGMWSWLIPPMSPAATHIFHKDYDNKVVSPNYFYQEQPYK, from the coding sequence ATGAATGCGAGTAATCAGCCAACTAAATTAAAGAGTGAAGCGGCTTCCTTTTTAACTCAATGTTACTCAGAACTGGGCTTATCTAATATACAATTAAACCAACGGATAGATGAAGTAAATCAAGAAATTGAGCAAACGGGTACATATACACACACAAGAGAAGAGCTTAGGCACGGTGCAAAAATGGCTTGGAGAAACAGTAACCGCTGTATCGGACGTTTATTTTGGGAATCAATGCATGTTCTTGATGAAAGGGGCTTGAGTAAAGAAGAAGAGGTTGCTGACGCTCTTTTTTATCATTTAACCTATGCCACAAATGAAGGCAAAGTCATCCCAACTATAACGGTTTTTAAGCCTGCATCGAACAATCAGGTACCGGTCCGCATATGGAACCACCAATTAATTCGTTATGCAGGGTATGAAACAGAGAGTGGAACTATTGGAGACCCTGCTTCTATTGCCTTTACGAAGCAGTGTGAGGAACTTGGCTGGAAGGGAGAAGGGACCCCGTTTGATGTGCTGCCTCTAGTCATTCAATGCGGCAAGCGAACACCAAAGTGGTTTGAGATTCCAAAAGAGTGCATCATGGAAGTGCCGCTTACTCACCCGACAAAGCCTCAATTTAAGCAATTGAACTTAAAATGGTATGGTGTGCCGTTTATTTCAGATATGCGGCTTGAAATTGGGGGCATTGATTATGTCGCAGCACCTTTTAATGGCTGGTATATGGGAACTGAAATTGGAGCAAGGAATTTGGCAGATGAAACAAGATATCATATGCTGCCAAAAGTGGCGGGGATTTTTGGGCTCGATTGTGAGAGAGAAGCTTATTTATGGAGGGATGCAGCGCTGGTTGAATTAAATCGTGCGGTCCTTTATTCGTTTAAAGAAGCAGGAGTGAGCATTGTGGATCACCACACAGCAGCCAAGCAGTTCAAGCGATTTGAGGAAAGAGAAGAGGATGCTGGCAGACCGGTGACTGGGATGTGGAGCTGGCTGATCCCGCCAATGTCTCCTGCAGCAACTCATATTTTCCATAAAGATTACGATAACAAAGTAGTAAGTCCGAATTATTTTTATCAAGAGCAGCCTTACAAGTAA
- a CDS encoding ABC-F family ATP-binding cassette domain-containing protein yields MSILQVEHLTKTYGDKTLFNDLSFTINQKERIGLIGINGTGKSTLLKVLAKIEGMDSGELIHANDFQIEYLPQQPELEAGLTVLEQIYYGDSPIMKTMRAYEEMVLELERDPANEKKLASLMKLQQKMDELEAWEANTTAKTILSKLGITDYTEKIDSLSGGQKKRVAIAKALIQPADLLLLDEPTNHLDHAIIEWLEGFLAQYRGAFIVITHDRYFLTRVTNKMIELDRGRLHTYEGNYEEYLSLKAEREEQEHTQERKRQNLLRRELAWLHRGAKARTTKQKARIQRVDELKEDTPEFLNREFDFAIGSTRLGKQVLEVKGLTKQFGDKQLITNLNYLIVKGERLGIVGPNGSGKTTLLQLLAGREKPTSGEVLVGETVKIGYYTQEDEEIDGGLRVIDYIKEVAEVVHTVNHEVITAEQMLERFLFPRSMQYTYVRRLSGGEKRRLYLLKILMGEPNVLFLDEPTNDLDTQTLSVLEDYLDQFPGVVVTVSHDRYFLDRVVDHLLVFKGEGSIERFQGHYSDFLQSQEENAALQKVKEKTETPKVEKTKRKLSYHEQKEWDGIEEKIEKLEMKTAELEEAITKAGSDYGKISDLMSEKEKVEAELNHTMERWEELSILIEELQG; encoded by the coding sequence ATGAGCATTTTACAAGTAGAGCATTTAACCAAAACATATGGGGATAAAACTCTTTTCAATGATCTTTCATTTACAATTAATCAAAAAGAGAGAATTGGATTGATCGGTATAAACGGCACTGGAAAATCAACTCTTTTGAAGGTGCTTGCTAAAATAGAAGGAATGGATTCAGGCGAATTAATTCATGCGAATGATTTTCAGATTGAATATTTGCCGCAGCAGCCGGAGCTTGAAGCAGGTTTAACTGTGCTTGAGCAGATCTATTACGGAGACTCACCAATTATGAAGACGATGAGAGCATATGAAGAAATGGTCTTAGAGCTTGAACGTGATCCGGCTAATGAAAAGAAATTAGCTTCCTTAATGAAGCTGCAGCAGAAAATGGACGAGCTTGAAGCGTGGGAAGCGAATACGACTGCTAAGACAATTTTATCGAAGCTTGGTATAACGGATTACACGGAAAAAATAGATTCCCTTTCTGGCGGACAGAAAAAACGGGTTGCGATTGCGAAAGCACTGATTCAGCCAGCGGACCTTCTATTATTAGATGAGCCTACTAACCACTTAGACCATGCAATAATTGAATGGCTTGAAGGGTTCCTCGCTCAGTACCGCGGGGCATTTATCGTCATTACGCATGATCGTTATTTCTTAACGCGCGTCACGAATAAGATGATTGAACTTGACCGTGGCAGGCTTCATACATATGAGGGGAATTATGAAGAATATCTTTCATTGAAAGCGGAACGAGAAGAACAAGAGCATACGCAAGAAAGAAAGCGCCAAAATCTCTTAAGAAGAGAGCTTGCTTGGCTGCACCGCGGGGCGAAGGCAAGAACGACAAAACAGAAGGCAAGAATTCAGCGGGTAGATGAGTTGAAAGAAGATACACCTGAGTTTTTGAATCGAGAGTTTGATTTTGCTATTGGCTCAACGAGACTCGGCAAACAGGTGCTTGAAGTAAAAGGTTTAACAAAGCAATTTGGGGATAAACAGTTAATAACAAATTTGAATTATTTGATCGTAAAAGGTGAACGACTTGGAATTGTCGGCCCTAATGGAAGCGGGAAAACGACGCTGCTTCAACTGCTCGCAGGCAGAGAAAAACCAACAAGCGGTGAGGTCCTTGTTGGTGAAACAGTCAAAATTGGATATTACACTCAAGAAGATGAAGAGATTGATGGAGGCCTTCGTGTTATTGACTATATAAAAGAAGTGGCGGAGGTTGTTCATACAGTTAACCATGAGGTCATTACAGCCGAGCAAATGCTTGAGCGTTTCTTATTTCCTCGTTCGATGCAGTATACGTATGTAAGACGTTTATCAGGCGGTGAGAAGCGTCGATTGTATCTTTTAAAAATCCTGATGGGAGAGCCGAATGTGTTATTCCTTGATGAGCCGACAAATGATCTTGATACACAAACTCTTTCTGTCCTTGAAGATTACTTAGATCAGTTCCCGGGTGTCGTTGTCACCGTTTCGCATGACCGCTATTTTCTCGATCGGGTGGTTGATCATTTGCTTGTCTTTAAAGGAGAAGGCAGCATAGAACGATTCCAAGGACATTATAGTGACTTCCTTCAATCACAAGAAGAAAATGCAGCTCTTCAAAAAGTGAAAGAGAAAACAGAAACACCTAAAGTAGAAAAAACAAAACGAAAATTATCTTACCATGAGCAAAAAGAGTGGGACGGTATTGAAGAGAAAATTGAGAAGCTCGAAATGAAAACAGCAGAGCTAGAAGAAGCGATTACTAAAGCAGGAAGTGACTACGGGAAAATAAG